The following coding sequences are from one Streptomyces sp. NBC_01431 window:
- the arsM gene encoding arsenite methyltransferase, translating into MSEQSTELRETVRRRYAAAAMKVSDGGTACCGPEPVETDENFGSTRYAAADRDTLPAEALAASLGCGNPTAVAELRTGERVLDLGSGGGIDVLLSARRVGPTGKAYGLDMTDEMLQLALANAEKAGVTNVEFLKATIEAVPLPAATIDVVISNCVINLSTDKPAVFAEAFRVLRPGGRIGVSDVVADDTLTPAQRAERGDYVGCIAGALSFAEYRAGLAAAGFADIEITPTHPVADGMHSAIVHATKPKTADASPEAVDSAQACCGVNACCTPAESSVDATLTVTEAKTTAGCGCTS; encoded by the coding sequence ATGAGCGAACAGTCCACTGAGCTGCGTGAAACTGTCCGTCGGCGGTACGCCGCAGCGGCCATGAAGGTCTCCGACGGCGGCACCGCCTGCTGCGGGCCCGAGCCGGTCGAGACCGACGAGAACTTCGGCTCCACCCGCTACGCCGCCGCAGACCGCGACACCCTGCCCGCCGAGGCACTGGCCGCCTCCCTCGGCTGTGGCAACCCCACCGCCGTCGCCGAACTGCGCACCGGGGAGCGGGTCCTGGACCTCGGCTCCGGCGGCGGCATCGACGTCCTGCTCTCCGCCCGCCGCGTGGGCCCCACCGGCAAGGCGTACGGACTGGACATGACCGATGAGATGCTCCAACTCGCCCTGGCCAACGCCGAGAAGGCGGGCGTCACGAACGTCGAGTTCCTCAAGGCCACCATTGAAGCCGTCCCGCTGCCCGCGGCCACCATCGACGTCGTCATCTCCAACTGCGTGATCAACCTGTCCACCGACAAGCCCGCCGTGTTCGCCGAGGCCTTCCGCGTACTGAGGCCCGGCGGCCGGATCGGAGTCTCCGATGTCGTCGCCGACGACACCTTGACCCCGGCCCAGCGAGCCGAGCGCGGCGACTACGTCGGCTGCATCGCCGGCGCCCTCTCGTTCGCCGAGTACCGGGCGGGACTGGCGGCCGCCGGGTTCGCCGACATCGAGATCACCCCCACCCACCCGGTCGCCGACGGCATGCACTCCGCGATCGTCCACGCCACCAAGCCGAAGACCGCCGACGCTTCCCCGGAGGCGGTGGACTCCGCGCAGGCGTGCTGCGGGGTCAACGCCTGCTGCACCCCGGCCGAGAGCTCCGTCGACGCCACGCTGACCGTCACCGAGGCCAAGACAACGGCGGGCTGCGGCTGCACGAGCTGA
- a CDS encoding DUF2867 domain-containing protein produces MRTVRNIHQRIVPAPADTVGALLDRLSAPDDPLFPTPVWPAMVLDRPLGVGAAGGHGRVRYRVGAYEPGRSVRFDTTAPALGEGYHRFDVEPLGPDRCRVVHTLELAMPARPLTAWVLGIRPVHDTMIEEIFDNIERAALGSLPHPPTRRPLRARLFNRLVWARPTAVPVPPDARLLHGAFDRPDFTDAWRMPLAPGMDRDPHAWRHVLPFPVHGAADRELMLGKNASHLDFRSSVLVDDASVTLATAVRLHNTRGRFYFALVRRVHPYLTRRMLRRAHRRVAFTAPPAGQRNTPAPADH; encoded by the coding sequence ATGCGCACGGTACGCAACATCCATCAGCGGATCGTCCCGGCCCCGGCCGACACCGTCGGCGCGCTGCTGGACCGGCTGTCCGCGCCGGACGACCCCCTCTTCCCGACCCCGGTCTGGCCGGCCATGGTGCTCGACCGCCCCCTTGGCGTCGGCGCGGCCGGCGGCCACGGCCGGGTCCGCTACCGGGTCGGGGCGTACGAACCCGGGCGTTCCGTACGGTTCGACACCACCGCTCCCGCACTCGGCGAGGGGTATCACCGCTTCGACGTCGAACCACTCGGACCCGACCGCTGCCGGGTCGTCCACACCCTCGAACTGGCCATGCCGGCCCGGCCGTTGACGGCATGGGTGCTGGGGATCAGGCCGGTGCACGACACGATGATCGAGGAGATCTTCGACAACATCGAGCGCGCCGCGCTCGGCTCCCTGCCCCACCCGCCGACCCGCCGGCCCCTGCGCGCCCGGCTGTTCAACCGCCTTGTCTGGGCGCGCCCGACCGCCGTGCCTGTGCCACCGGACGCCCGCCTGCTCCACGGGGCCTTCGACCGCCCCGACTTCACCGACGCCTGGCGCATGCCGCTGGCCCCCGGCATGGATCGCGACCCGCACGCATGGCGGCACGTGCTGCCCTTCCCCGTGCACGGCGCGGCCGACCGCGAGCTGATGCTCGGCAAGAACGCGTCCCACCTGGACTTCCGCTCCTCGGTCCTGGTCGACGACGCATCCGTCACCCTCGCCACAGCGGTACGCCTCCACAACACGCGGGGTCGGTTCTACTTCGCGCTGGTGCGCCGAGTCCACCCGTACCTGACCCGCCGCATGCTTCGCCGGGCCCACCGCCGGGTGGCCTTCACCGCCCCGCCGGCCGGACAGCGCAACACACCAGCACCGGCCGACCACTGA
- a CDS encoding ArsR/SmtB family transcription factor codes for MSKQELEVIDRGAACCPGLAAAPLDEERAAELAKLFKALGDPVRLRLMSMIASRGEGGEVCVCDLTPAFELSQPTISHHLKLLRQAGLIDCERRGTWVYYWVLPGVLDQIAAFLITPQTIGATT; via the coding sequence ATGTCGAAACAAGAGCTTGAGGTGATCGACCGGGGCGCCGCCTGCTGCCCCGGTCTGGCCGCCGCGCCCCTGGACGAGGAGCGCGCCGCGGAACTGGCGAAGCTGTTCAAGGCGCTGGGCGACCCGGTGCGGCTGCGGCTGATGTCGATGATCGCCTCGCGCGGGGAGGGCGGCGAGGTGTGCGTCTGCGATCTGACCCCGGCCTTCGAACTGTCCCAGCCCACGATCTCCCACCATCTCAAGCTGCTGCGCCAGGCCGGTCTCATCGACTGTGAGCGCCGCGGGACATGGGTGTACTACTGGGTGCTGCCCGGCGTCCTGGACCAGATCGCCGCGTTCCTGATCACGCCGCAGACCATCGGCGCCACCACATGA
- a CDS encoding TetR/AcrR family transcriptional regulator — protein MDEHRASRQQQSPRRRLTADDWADAALAALGERGLAGVAVEPLATRLGTTKGSFYWHFANRDALVVAALARWEEVATERIITAMEAAEPDPAARLDALLRAAAASASQNPLDVRLLAAGDHPEVAAALARVTERRVGYIAHLFELLGFPPAQAHHRGFLAYTSYLGHAQLAHATPGAVPADPEYLEAVATLLRS, from the coding sequence ATGGATGAGCACCGGGCATCGCGCCAACAGCAGTCCCCTCGAAGGCGGTTGACCGCCGACGACTGGGCCGACGCGGCACTGGCCGCCCTGGGTGAGCGCGGGCTGGCAGGGGTCGCGGTGGAACCGCTCGCGACCCGCCTGGGCACCACCAAGGGCAGCTTCTACTGGCACTTCGCCAACCGTGACGCGCTCGTCGTCGCGGCACTCGCGCGCTGGGAAGAGGTGGCCACCGAGCGGATCATCACGGCGATGGAGGCCGCCGAGCCCGACCCCGCGGCCCGGCTTGACGCGCTCCTGCGCGCGGCGGCCGCCTCCGCCTCCCAGAACCCGCTGGACGTACGGCTGCTCGCGGCCGGCGACCACCCCGAGGTGGCGGCGGCCCTCGCGCGGGTCACGGAGCGCCGGGTCGGCTACATCGCGCACCTCTTCGAACTCCTCGGCTTCCCCCCGGCGCAGGCCCACCACCGCGGATTCCTCGCCTACACCAGTTACCTGGGCCACGCCCAACTGGCCCACGCGACCCCCGGGGCCGTACCGGCCGACCCGGAGTACCTGGAGGCGGTGGCAACGCTGCTGAGGAGTTGA